Proteins from one Verrucomicrobiota bacterium genomic window:
- the radC gene encoding DNA repair protein RadC, protein MSEIKISRLKSLAVQERPQERLEKHGPTKLKDSELLAMLLRSGTAKLDVLSLSEELLSKAGSLPQLINWSKNDFVKMEGIGTIKALQLVSVMELARRVIRGKLGESPLLDSPEAVFDFAIPITRGLEIEKFWTLCLNRKNKLIREVEITIGTASSSLVHPREVFKEAVRLGASAIIVFHNHPSGDPAPSAADIQVTRKLREAAEVLDIDLLDHVIIGLPDQDPRKLGFYSFKESGIL, encoded by the coding sequence ATGTCTGAGATAAAAATATCACGGTTAAAATCCCTGGCTGTTCAAGAAAGACCTCAAGAACGGCTGGAAAAACACGGTCCTACCAAACTAAAAGATTCAGAGTTGCTGGCCATGCTCCTACGAAGTGGTACGGCAAAACTGGATGTGCTGAGCCTTTCAGAGGAATTGTTGAGCAAAGCAGGTTCCCTTCCGCAGCTCATTAACTGGAGCAAAAATGATTTCGTAAAAATGGAGGGCATTGGAACCATTAAAGCCCTACAACTCGTTTCGGTTATGGAGCTGGCCAGAAGAGTAATTCGTGGGAAACTGGGTGAGTCACCCTTGCTGGACAGCCCGGAAGCAGTATTTGACTTTGCGATACCCATAACACGAGGTCTCGAAATCGAAAAATTTTGGACCTTGTGTTTGAACAGGAAAAACAAGCTTATCCGGGAAGTTGAAATTACTATCGGAACTGCGAGCAGCAGTCTGGTTCATCCAAGAGAAGTTTTTAAAGAAGCCGTTCGCCTGGGAGCATCAGCAATTATCGTGTTCCACAATCATCCAAGTGGAGATCCAGCTCCCAGTGCAGCTGATATTCAGGTAACTCGAAAACTGAGGGAGGCCGCCGAAGTCCTGGATATTGATTTACTTGACCACGTGATAATAGGCCTCCCGGATCAGGATCCGCGCAAGCTCGGTTTCTATAGTTTCAAGGAATCGGGAATTCTTTGA
- a CDS encoding peptidylprolyl isomerase: MNKSVILAGFLATIIGGSLCAQKSEYDSLPTENGIAAIVESTIITHEELRKDLAPLVPNLQRKARNNEEFQEMLNELQHSVLMNLIDRVLIMKEFNEKFVAKGYQMPRSFVENRFDDTLINEFNNDRGKFLEYLKSQGLSMREYRTKLQEEVIVQIMLSQQRKSRSILSPAKIENFYNEQRNRFYQEERVHLKLIRLAPYASENLDLLMQTANKIIEELENGSEFEELAKKYSQDTRKDRGGDWGWINRSDIRDELSGVAFSLEKGAHSQPVQVKNDLFILKIEDRKSAGVQPLAEVRDQIEGILVGEMSRVEHDKWLESLRKRAFIKFYL; this comes from the coding sequence ATGAACAAATCAGTAATTCTAGCCGGATTCTTAGCCACAATCATTGGAGGCAGCCTCTGTGCACAAAAATCAGAATACGATTCGCTACCAACGGAGAACGGTATAGCTGCCATCGTAGAATCGACTATTATTACACACGAAGAACTTCGCAAAGATCTCGCACCACTTGTACCTAACCTACAACGAAAGGCCCGGAATAACGAAGAATTTCAGGAAATGCTCAATGAACTCCAGCATTCCGTATTGATGAACCTCATCGACCGGGTGCTCATTATGAAGGAGTTTAACGAGAAGTTTGTTGCCAAAGGCTACCAAATGCCGCGTTCGTTTGTTGAAAACCGATTCGACGATACGCTGATTAATGAGTTTAACAACGATCGTGGAAAGTTCCTCGAATACTTGAAAAGCCAGGGTTTAAGCATGAGAGAATACCGCACCAAGCTTCAAGAAGAGGTAATTGTGCAAATCATGCTCAGCCAACAAAGGAAATCTCGCTCCATCCTAAGCCCGGCTAAAATTGAAAATTTCTACAACGAGCAACGGAACCGTTTCTACCAGGAAGAACGTGTGCACCTTAAGTTGATTCGCTTGGCACCCTATGCCTCAGAAAACCTGGATCTACTGATGCAGACTGCTAACAAAATCATCGAAGAATTGGAAAACGGATCAGAATTCGAAGAACTCGCAAAAAAATATAGCCAGGATACACGTAAAGACCGCGGAGGCGATTGGGGTTGGATAAACCGCTCAGATATTCGCGATGAACTGAGTGGAGTAGCGTTTTCCCTGGAAAAAGGAGCACATAGCCAACCTGTTCAGGTTAAAAACGATCTATTTATTTTAAAAATTGAGGATCGTAAATCCGCCGGTGTCCAACCTTTGGCCGAGGTTCGCGACCAAATCGAAGGCATACTTGTTGGAGAGATGTCGCGAGTTGAGCATGACAAATGGCTCGAAAGCCTAAGAAAAAGAGCGTTTATCAAGTTCTACCTCTAA